The Nerophis ophidion isolate RoL-2023_Sa linkage group LG29, RoL_Noph_v1.0, whole genome shotgun sequence genome includes the window CATCTGGGTGGACCTGGTGGGTGGGATCTTGTGGGTTTACTTCATCTGGGTGGACCTGGTGGGTGGGATCTTGTGGGTTTACTTCTCCTGGGTGGACCAGGTGGGTAGGATATTGTGGGTTTACTTCTTCTGGGTGGACCTGGTGGGTAGGATCTTGTGGGTTTACTTCATCTGGGTGGACCTGGTGGGTGGGATCTTGTGGGTTTACTTCATCTGGGTGGACCTGGTGGGTGGGATCTTGTGGGTTTACTTCTTCTGGGTGGACCTGGTGGGTAGGATCTTGTGGGTTTACTTCATCTGGGTGGACCAGGTGTGCAGGATCTTGTGGGTTTACTTCATCTGGGTGGACCAGGTGGGTAGGATCTTGTGGGTTTACTTCTCCTGGGTGGACCAGGTGGGTGGGATATTGTGGGTTTACTTCATCTGGGTGGACCAGGTGGGTAGGATATTGTGGGTTTACTTCATCTGGGTGGACCAGGTGGGTAGGATCTTGTGGGTTTACTTCATCTGGGTGGACCAGGTGGGTGGGATCTTGTGGGTTTACTTCTTCTGGGTGGACCTGGTGGGTAGGATCTTGTGGGTTTACTTCATCTGGGTGGACCTGGTGGGTGGGATCTTGTGGGTTTACTTCATCTGGGTGGGCCTGGTGGGTGGGATCTTGTGGGTTTACTTCTTCTGGGTGGACCTGGTGGGTAGGATCTTGTGGGTTTACTTCATCTGGGTGGACCAGGTGTGCAGGATCTTGTGGGTTTACTTCATCTGGGTGGACCAGGTGGGTAGGATCTTGTGGGTTTACTTCTCCTGGGTGGACCAGGTGGGTAGGATATTGTGGGTTTACTTCATCTGGGTGGACCAGGTGGGTAGGATCTTGTGGGTTTACTTCATCTGGGTGGACCAGGTGGGTGGGATCTTGTGGGTTTACTTCTTCTGGGTGGACCTGGTGGGTAGGATCTTGTGGGTTTACTTCATCTGGGTGGACCAGGTGGGTAGGATCTTGTGGGTTTACTTCTCCTGGGTGAGTCGGTCCTGGTGAATCACTTTTGTTAACCCTGGTGGATCAATTCTTGTTCATCCTGGTGGATCCTAATGGGCCGGCTCTTGTAGGTTTGTGGAGCACACTGGTTCGGTTTTTGTCATTCCTAGTCAGTCAGTTCTGTGGGTAAGATCCACCAGGTGACTTCTTCCGGGTCCAGTCCCCATGGATGAATATTGGTGAGTCTGTGGGTCATCTTGAGTGAGTGTACTTCTTCTGGGTAttacagttcatagtggatcactTCTGTGGGGAGGATCTTGTGGCTTTACTTCATCTGAGTCAGTCCTGGTGGATCGGAGCAGGTCAGATCTAGTGAGTTTACTTTTTCTTGGTGGGTCCAATTGGATCAGTTCTGTGGATCAGCTATAGTGGGTTTACTTCTGGGTCAGTTCCAGTGGATCCTGGTGGTTCGGTTCTTGTGTGTGGATTAATATCTCCTGTGGGTCGCCATGTTTGCTACTAGGATGCCAGAAGTGACAAAGTCGGACACAAACTTTAGTCCCCAACTTTATTTTGAAGTATGTCTCCAAGCCCCGCCCACAACCCATGATTGACAGCAAGGCTTAAAGGGGAAGTCCTCGTGGTCTGACGACAGGAAGTCACTTGAGTGGCGAGAAGGAACACGCAAACATAACTTTGTTGTCCCGCGTGTGCACGTGGACTGAGGGACACACAAGTTACGTTATTGATCCTGTCAGGTTATTGATCGATTTAGCTCATCGATCAAACAAGCTATCAATCGATACAGGTCATTGATCGATTCAGGTTTTTAATTGATTTAACTTATCGATCAAACAGGTTATTTATTGATTCAGGTTATTGATCAATTTAGTTTATCGCTCAAACAGATTTTCAATCGATACAGGTTATTGATAGATTCAGGTTATCGATCAATTCAGGTTATTGATCGATTTAGCTTATCAATCAAACAGGTGATCAATCAATATAGGTTATTGATCAATTTAGCTTATCGATCGATACAGGTTATAGAGTGGTTGATCCGTATGATATCACCTGCAACTTCGGCCATGGCGTCGCCTTGAACTTGACGTCGTTTGTCGGCGCTCTCGAACCACCAGAGGGCGTGAACTGCAGGAGAAGATACGTGTCGTCATGGCAACATCAAACAGCTGTCATGATACTGGATATTGTGATCACGTGACCTGCGTTGTTGTCTGGTTCTCGTGTCAgcgccttacacacacacacacacacacacacacacacatcacctgTGTCCAGGTGGCCAATCTCGCTGTGAAAAGCGGCGACCAAGTGGGCGTGTCCAGGTGCATCATGGGAGGCCATGGCATGCTGCAGGCTTCTGCCCCAAAGTGGCGGCCCCCCCAGACGCATCTTGAAGGACGCCAGTTCAAAAGCACCTGGAAAGACGCAGGTGAGGTCAGCACGGAGACGGATGCAGACCTTGTGGGCGGGGCTTACCGCCCTCCAGCGGCGGCGTGCGCAGGCGGCTCCACGGCAACAAGGTGGTGACGTGGTTGTCCTGCCAGGTCAGCATGGGAATGGCCTGGGAGATGTACTCCGACATCCAGCGCGGATCCTGGGCCAGCGCCGAGCGGACCGCCGCCCGCTGGGAGAAAGAGTCTGAGGGGCAGGGGGCGGGGCTTAGTCACAGCACTCCACGTCCTGGAAGGCGGAGCTGTGACCACATTCTCACCGTACTTCCAAATATGGAAGACCTGGTTCAGGCCGCCGTACTCCACACTCCAGTAGCCAATCAGCTGCGAGTGGGCGGTCCTGAGGTGGATCTTGTCATTGGTCAGCCTCAGGAAGGCGGCCGTTCGGTCGGGACGGATTCTGTAGGTCCGGAACTCGTAGAGAGGTCCTTGGCGTTGGGGCGCTGTGGCGGGAAGGTGAGCGGCGGCTTGCTGCTCACAAGAGACGGCATTTCAATCAGGAAATCAAACCAAAACCAAGACAAATATTCCAAAGTAAAGTCATGTGCTTTCAACTTAAAGCTTCCACCtcgctcccaagtccaaggtgacccctattaaagcttccacctctgtcccaagtccaaggtgacccctattaaacCTTCCACCCcgctcccaagtccaaggtgacccctattaaagcttccacctcgctcccaagtccaaggtgacccctattaaagcttccaccccgctcccaagtccaaggtgacccctattaaagcttccacctcgctcccaagtccaaggtgacccctattaaagcttccacctcgctcccaagtccaaggtgacccctattaaagcttccaccccgctcccaagtccaaggtgacccctattaaagctcccacctcgctcccaagtccaaggtgacccctattaaagcttccacctcgctcccaagtccaaggtgacccctattaaagcttccaccttgctcccaagtccaaggtgacccctattaaagcttccacctctgtcccaagtccaaggtgacccctattaaagcttccacccCGCTCCCAAGTCCAAagtgacccctattaaagctcccacctcgctcccaagtccaaggtgacccctattaaagcttccaccccgctcccaagtccaaggtgacccctattaaagcttccaccttgctcccaagtccaaggtgacccctattaaagcttccacctctctcccaagtccaaggtgacccctattaaagcttccacctcgctcccaagtccaaggtgacccctattaaagcttccaccccgctcccaagtccaaggtgacccctattaaagcttacacctcgctcccaagtccaaggtgacccctattaaagcttccacctctgtcccaagtccaaggtgacccctattaaagcttccacctctgtcccaagtccaaggtgacccctattaaagcttccatctcgctcccaagtccaaggtgaccctATTAAAGCCTCCACCCcgctcccaagtccaaggtgacccctattaaagcttccacctcgctcccaagtccaaggtgacccctattaaagcttccacctctgtcccaagtccaaggtgacccctattaaagcttccacctcgctcccaagtccaaggtaacccctattaaagcttccacctctgtcccaagtccaaggtgacccctattaaagcttccacctcgctcccaagtccaaggtgacccctattaaagcttccacctctctcccaagtccaaggtgacccctattaaagcttccacctcgctcccaagtccaaggtgacccctattaaagcttccacctctgtcccaagtccaaggtgacccctattaaagcttccacctctgtcccaagtccaaggtgacccctattaaagcttccacctcggtcccaagtccaaggtgacctctattaaagcttccaccccgctcccaagtccaaggtgacccctattaaagcttccaccccgctcccaagtccaaggtgacccctattaaagcttccacctcgctcccaagtccaaggtgacccctattaaagcttccacctctgtcccaagtccaaggtgacccctattaaagcttccacctcggtcccaagtccaaggtgacctctattaaagcttccaccccgctcccaagtccaaggtgacccctattaaagcttccaccccgctcccaagtccaaggtgacccctattaaagcttccacctcgctcccaagtccaaggtgacccctattaaagcttccacctcgctcccaagtccaaggtgacccctattaaagcttccacctcgctcccaagtccaaggtgacccctattaaagctcCCACCTCACttccaagtccaaggtgacccctattaaagcttccacctctgtcccaagtccaaggtgacccctattaaagcttccacctcgctcccaagtccaaggtgacccctattaaagcttccacctctgtcccaagtccaaggtgaccctattaaagcttccaccccgctcccaagtccaaggtgacccctattaaagcttccacctcgctcccaagtccaaggtgacccctattaaagcttccacctctgtcccaagtccaaggtgacccctattaaagcttccacctcgCTCCCAAttccaaggtgacccctattaaagcttccacctctgtcccaagtccaaggtgacccctattaaagcttccacctcgctcccaagtccaaggtgacccctattaaagcttccacctctctcccaagtccaaggtgacccctattaaagcttccacctcgctcccaagtccaaggtgacccctattaaagcttccacctctgtcccaagtccaaggtgacccctattaaagcttccacctctgtcccaagtccaaggtgacccctattaaagcttccacctcggtcccaagtccaaggtgacctctattaaagcttccaccccgctcccaagtccaaggtgacccctattaaagcttccaccccgctcccaagtccaaggtgacccctattaaagcttccacctctgtcccaagtccaaggtgacccctattaaagcttccacctcgCTCCCAAttccaaggtgacccctattaaagcttccacctctgtcccaagtccaaggtgacccctattaaagcttccacctcgctcccaagtccaaggtgacccctattaaagcttccacctctctcccaagtccaaggtgacccctattaaagcttccacctcgctcccaagtccaaggtgacccctattaaagcttccacctctgtcccaagtccaaggtgacccctattaaagcttccacctctgtcccaagtccaaggtgacccctattaaagcttccacctcggtcccaagtccaaggtgacctctattaaagcttccaccccgctcccaagtccaaggtgacccctattaaagcttccaccccgctcccaagtccaaggtgacccctattaaagcttccacctcgctcccaagtccaaggtgacccctattaaagcttccacctcgctcccaagtccaaggtgacccctattaaagcttccacctcgctcccaagtccaaggtgacccctattaaagctcCCACCTCACttccaagtccaaggtgacccctattaaagcttccacctctgtcccaagtccaaggtgacccctattaaagcttccacctcgctcccaagtccaaggtgacccctattaaagcttccacctctgtcccaagtccaaggtgacccctattaaagcttccacctcgctcccaagtccaaggtgacccctattaaagcttccacctcgctcccaagtccaaggtgacccctattaaagcttacacctcgctcccaagtccaaggtgacgcctattaaagcttccacctctctcccaagtccaaggtgacccctattaaagcttacacctcgctcccaagtccaaggtgacgcctattaaagcttccacctcgctcccaagtccaaggtgacccctattaaagctcCCACCTCTCTCCCAATTCCAAGGTGACCCCTATCAAAGCTTCCATCtcgctcccaagtccaaggtgacccctattaaagcttccacctcggtcccaagtccaaggtgacccctattaaagcttccacctcgctcccaagtccaaggtgacccctattaaagctcCCACCTCtctcccaagtccaaggtgacctctattaaagcttccaccccgctcccaagtccaaggtgacccctattaaagcttccaccccgctcccaagtccaaggtgacccctattaaagcttccacctctgtcccaagtccaaggtgaaccctattaaagcttccaccccgctcccaagtccaaggtgacccctattaaagcttccaccccgctcccaagtccaaggtgacccctattaaagcttccaccccgctcccaagtccaaggtgacccctattaaagcttccacctcgctcccaagtccaaggtgacccctattaaagcttccacctcgctcccaagtccaaggtgacccctattagAGCTTCCACCTCGCTCCCAtgtccaaggtgacccctattaaagctcCCACCTCACttccaagtccaaggtgacccctattaaagcttccacctctgtcccaagtccaaggtgacccctattaaagcttccacctcgctcccaagtccaaggtgacccctattaaagcttccacctctgtcccaagtccaaggtgacccctattaaagcttccacctcgctcccaagtccaaggtgacccctattaaagcttccacctcgctcccaagtccaaggtgacccctattaaagcttacacctcgctcccaagtccaaggtgacgcctattaaagcttccacctctctcccaagtccaaggtgacccctattaaagcttgcacctcgctcccaagtccaaggtgacccctattaaagcttacacctcgctcccaagtccaaggtgacccctattaaagcttccaccttgctcccaagtccaaggtgacccctattaaagcttccaccttgctcccaagtccaaggtgacccctattaaagtTCCCACCTCtctcccaagtccaaggtgacccctatcAAAGCTTCCATCtcgctcccaagtccaaggtgacccctattaaagcttccacctcgctcccaagtccaaggtgacccctattaaagcttccacctctctcccaagtccaaggtgacccgTATTAAAGCTTACACCtcgctcccaagtccaaggtgacgcctattaaagcttccacctcgctcccaagtccaaggtgacccctattaaagctcCCACCTCtctcccaagtccaaggtgacccctatcAAAGCTTCCATCtcgctcccaagtccaaggtgacccctattaaagcttccacctcggtcccaagtccaaggtgacccctatcAAATCTTCCATCtcgctcccaagtccaaggtgacccctattaaagcttccacctcgctcccaagtccaaggtgacccctattaaagctcCCACCTCtctcccaagtccaaggtgacccctatcAAAGCTTCCATCtcgctcccaagtccaaggtgacccctattaaagcttccacctcggtcccaagtccaaggtgacccctattaaagcttccacctcgctcccaagtccaaggtgacccctattaaagctcCCACCTCACttccaagtccaaggtgacccctattaaagctcCCACCTCACTTCCAAGTCCAAagtgacccctattaaagcttccacctctgtcccaagtccaaggtgacccctattaaagcttccaccccgctcccaagtccaaggtgacccctattaaagctcCCACCTCtctcccaagtccaaggtgacctctattaaagcttccaccccgctcccaagtccaaggtgacccctattagAGCTTCCACCCcgctcccaagtccaaggtgacccctattaaagcttccacctctgtcccaagtccaaggtgacccctattaaagcttccacctcgctcccaagtccaaggtgacccctattaaagcttccacctctgtcccaagtccaaggtgacccctattaaagcttccacctcgctcccaagtccaaggtgacccctattaaagcttccacctcgctcccaagtccaaggtgacccctattaaagcttacacctcgctcccaagtccaaggtgacgcctattaaagcttccacctctctcccaagtccaaggtgacccctattaaagcttacacctcgctcccaagtccaaggtgacgcctattaaagcttccacctcgctcccaagtccaaggtgacccctattaaagctcCCACCTCtctcccaagtccaaggtgacccctatcAAAGCTTCCATCtcgctcccaagtccaaggtgacccctattaaagcttccacctcggtcccaagtccaaggtgacccctattaaagcttccacctcgctcccaagtccaaggtgacccctattaaagcttacacctcgctcccaagtccaaggtgacccctattaaagctcccacctcgctcccaagtccaaggtgacccctattaaagctcCCACCTCACttccaagtccaaggtgacccctattaaagctcCCACCTCACttccaagtccaaggtgacccctattaaagcttccacctctgtcccaagtccaaggtgacccctattaaagcttccacctcgctcccaagtccaaggtgacccctattaaagctcCCACCTCtctcccaagtccaaggtgacccctattaaagcttccacctctctcccaagtccaaggtgacccctattaaagcttccacctctgtcccaagtccaaggtgacccctattaaagcttccacctcgctcccaagtccaaggtgacccctattaaagcttacacctcgctcccaagtccaaggtgacccctattaaagcttccaccttgctcccaagtccaaggtgacccctattaaagcttccaccttgctcccaagtccaaggtgacctttattaaagcttccaccttgctcccaagtccaaggtgacccctattaaagcttccaccttgctcccaagtccaaggtgacctttattaaagcttccaccttgctcccaagtccaaggtgacccctattaaagcttccaccttggtcccaagtccaaggtgaccccttttaaagcttccacctcggtcccaagtccaaggtgacccctattaaagcttccacctcggtcccaagtccaaggtgacccctattaaagcttccaccttgctcccaagtccaaggtgacccctattaaagcttccacctcgctcccaagtccaaggtgactcctattaaagcttccacctcgctcccaagtccaaggtgacccctattaaagcttccaccttgctcccaagtccaaggtgacccctattaaagctcCCACCTCtctcccaagtccaaggtgacccctattaaagcttccaccttgctcccaagtccaaggtgacccctattaaagcttccaccttgctcccaagtccaaggtgacccctattaaagctcCCACCTCtctcccaagtccaaggtgacccctattaaagcttccaccttgctcccaagtccaaggtgacccctattaaagcttccaccttgctcccaagtccaaggtgacccctaaCGATCCCTTTTTCTTAGCACACCTTCATTTACTTCACGCAATAATTCAATAACAAGACTAATTATAGCTCCCTTCTAAACTGACATTTCCATTTTGGGTTCTGAACTCACAAAAGTAATTTGGTTCCGGTTGGAATGCTGAGTGCCGCCAGCAGCAGGTGTGAGGCGGCCCAGCAGGCGCGCGTAGCTGCACAAGTGGACCATGGTGCAAGTACACTCCGTCCCACAGGGAAGTCCTGTCCAACGCTCAAAGATCGTCTCACCCAGGAGAAGTCCTGTCCAACACTCAAAGATCGTTTCACTGAGGAAAAGTGGACCATGTGGCAAGTGAACTTGGTCCTGCAGAGCTGTCAAACAGTCAAAGATCGTCTCACCGAGGGGAAGTCCTGTCAAACACTCAAAGATCGTCTCACCGCGAGGGATCACTCTACTAACAACCTCGCTGGAGGTCTCGCTCCCCTCAACATTGTTGTTGTCTTTAAGGTGTTTACGCAATAATGTCGAACTGGTTTAAAACATTGtcgataaaacacactttatacaaCTAACATTTAACATCGTTGATAAAACACACTTAACAACTAACATTTAACATTTcatataaaacacactttataataCTGTACCCTTTCAAACAGAAATAAAATACTTTCGGTGTTTACTTCCCGAGTCGAAGCAGAGTAACACCTCCTCTTTATGCCACTTTCTGTGTTACAGTGACGTCATTACGTCGGCTGCTGGTCAGTCTGCTGTTACGTGACACGTTTTAGGGGCGGGATGCTGCTGACGTCACTTCCTTAGCAGGAGCCGCCGTTGGCgctgtcacaccaaatttcttcccccttccAAAAAAAGACCTTcctccccatttacttccggggtcatgattaatacagacattttgttaacgctatattataaaaaataaaattcaaagaacaatttacaaactcaagctatgggatgacacatttactttcgaggtcacgtttcctcacgtttccttttacgtcatccatagcttgtgtttgtaaatagtttttttcatttttgaattttttttataatatagcgttaacaaaacgtctgtatttttataatatagcgttatatttttataatatagcgttaacaaaacatctgtattaatcatgaccccggaagtaaatgggtgagaaggtttttgtaggagggaagacatttggcgtgacagcgtgcTAGTCG containing:
- the nipsnap3a gene encoding protein NipSnap homolog 3A is translated as MTPEVNGEEVFYFCLKGSTLLRKHLKDNNNVEGSETSSEVVSRVIPRGETIFECLTGLPLVKRSLSVGQDFSWQAAAHLPATAPQRQGPLYEFRTYRIRPDRTAAFLRLTNDKIHLRTAHSQLIGYWSVEYGGLNQVFHIWKYDSFSQRAAVRSALAQDPRWMSEYISQAIPMLTWQDNHVTTLLPWSRLRTPPLEGGAFELASFKMRLGGPPLWGRSLQHAMASHDAPGHAHLVAAFHSEIGHLDTVHALWWFESADKRRQVQGDAMAEVAVHVHTRDNKVMFACSFSPLK